The candidate division WOR-3 bacterium genome includes a window with the following:
- a CDS encoding type Z 30S ribosomal protein S14, whose translation MAKRSWINKQKSEPKFAVRKYNRCFRCGRSRGFLRDFGLCRICFREMALKGEIPGIKKASW comes from the coding sequence ATGGCTAAAAGATCTTGGATAAACAAACAGAAAAGCGAACCGAAATTCGCCGTCAGAAAATACAATCGATGCTTCAGGTGCGGAAGAAGCAGGGGTTTTTTGAGGGATTTCGGTCTTTGCAGGATTTGTTTCAGGGAAATGGCTCTCAAGGGGGAGATTCCCGGAATAAAGAAAGCAAGCTGGTAG